One window from the genome of Anolis sagrei isolate rAnoSag1 chromosome 4, rAnoSag1.mat, whole genome shotgun sequence encodes:
- the LOC132774535 gene encoding serpin B3-like, with protein sequence MTTLPEANAKFAVDVYHSLRKEHPCENLLFAPVNATSSLGLLALASGCEQAAEIEKILHWDELEECDGSKHKRYISAARSFGRSAITLKSQQTQQRSESCPKARPRAEPECQRPRARPEPECQRPRARPEPECQRPRARPEPECERPRARPEPECSPCPERNVPDYECETPEGVHTAFSKILATLNAPSTNYTLNFANKLYGDHVIDFIEKFIYCALKLYWSEVAEADLKNAPEEVRRIINLWVEVKTQGKIKSLLPKGSFDCLAQLLKVNALYFKGEWHVKFDKTLTVDAPFYPHCADAKTCYSVQLMNRKGIFNTATFNICDTQVQVLEIPYKDHEWSLFVLLPLDCTQEALEQLEDALTHEHLLDWSCHLKPEEVDVFIPKFSLEKSLYLHEYLALHDLADPEKADFSRATCTEGVALTLLVHDTFLEIDEEGGEEAAASPRCPRDRRQNREVLEFVANHPFLYFVHHNCTQSILALGRFAKPE encoded by the exons ATGACTACTCTTCCTGAAGCCAATGCCAAATTTGCTGTTGACGTTTACCATTCATTGAGGAAGGAGCACCCATGTGAGAACCTCCTGTTTGCCCCTGTGAATGCTACCTCATCTCTTGGTCTGCTTGCCCTTGCATCTGGATGTGAACAGGCAGCTGAGATTGAGAAG ATCCTGCACTGGGATGAACTGGAAGAATGTGATGGATCCAAACACAAAAGATATATTTCAGCAGCCAGAAGCTTTGGAAGATCAGCAATCACACTCAAG TCACAACAGACACAACAAAGAAGTGAATCCTGCCCCAAGGCAAGACCTCGTGCTGAGCCAGAATGCCAAAGACCAAGAGCCCGTCCTGAACCAGAATGCCAAAGACCAAGAGCCCGTCCTGAACCAGAATGCCAAAGACCAAGAGCCCGTCCTGAGCCAGAATGCGAAAGACCAAGAGCCCGTCCTGAGCCTGAGTGCTCTCCTTGTCCTGAAAGA AATGTTCCAGATTATGAGTGTGAGACACCCGAAGGAGTCCATACTGCATTCAGCAAAATCCTTGCAACCCTGAATGCACCCAGCACCAACTATACTCTGAATTTTGCCAACAAGCTCTATGGAGACCATGTCATTGACTTCATTGAG aaatttatttactgtgctcTGAAACTGTATTGGTCAGAAGTGGCTGAAGCTGATCTGAAGAATGCTCCCGAGGAAGTGAGGAGAATCATAAACCTTTGGGTTGAGGTCAAGACACAAG GTAAAATCAAGTCTCTCCTCCCCAAGGGCAGCTTTGACTGTCTTGCTCAGCTCCTGAAAGTGAACGCTCTCTACTTCAAGGGAGAATGGCATGTGAAGTTTGACAAAACACTCACAGTAGATGCCCCATTCTACCCACACTGTGCAGATGCG AAAACTTGCTATTCTGTGCAGCTGATGAACAGGAAGGGTATTTTCAACACAGCTACCTTTAATATTTGCGACACTCAAGTGCAAGTGCTTGAGATCCCCTATAAAGACCATGAATGGAGCTTGTTCGTTTTGCTTCCACTTGACTGCACCCAAGAAGCCCTTGAACAG CTGGAAGATGCCCTGACCCACGAGCATCTGCTTGACTGGTCCTGCCACCTGAAGCCTGAGGAGGTAGATGTTTTCATTCCCAagttcagcttggagaagagtCTTTACCTCCATGAATACCTGGCTCTGCATGATCTAGCTGATCCCGAGAAAGCTGATTTCTCTCGAGCTACATGCACAGAAGGAGTTGCTCTTACTCTACTGGTCCATGATACATTCCTTGAGATTGATGAGGAGGGTGGTGAAGAGGCAGCTGCTTCCCCACGTTGCCCCCGGGATAGGCGTCAAAATCGGGAAGTCCTGGAGTTTGTGGCCAACCATCCCTTCCTGTACTTTGTCCATCATAATTGTACCCAAAGCATCCTTGCCCTTGGCAGATTTGCAAAACCAGAATAA